Proteins from a single region of Scleropages formosus chromosome 22, fSclFor1.1, whole genome shotgun sequence:
- the LOC108918575 gene encoding protein lifeguard 2-like: protein MTQGKISLASKTPSGAQGGGAVPESPPSYEEATTGSSPCHSFDEGEVLTEFTWEDKNIRRMFIRKVYSILMIQLFVMVAIVALFTFCEPVKICIQANPGWYWASYAIFIATYLTLSCCTAPRRKFPWNLILLAIFTLSLSYMTAMLSSFYNTKSVVICLGITALVCLSVTVFSFQTKIDFTSCQGVLFVLCTVLLYSGLFLIIVIPLGYVPWFHAIFAIVGAVLFTLFLALDTQLLMGNKRHTISPEEYIFATLNIYLDIIYMFSFFLQLFGSERN from the exons atCTCTTTGGCAAGTAAGACTCCTAGTGGGGCCCAAGGAGGTGGGGCTGTACCAGAATCTCCACCAAGCTATGAAGAAGCAACTACAG GCTCCAGCCCATGTCATAGTTTTGATGAAGGAGAGGTGCTCACCGAATTCACCTGGGAGGACAAAAACATCCGTCGCATGTTCATCCGTAAG GTTTACTCCATCTTGATGATCCAGCTCTTTGTCATGGTGGCTATTGTAGCTCTTTTTACATTCTG TGAGCCAGTGAAGATCTGCATCCAGGCCAACCCTGGCTGGTACTGGGCATCTTA CGCCATTTTCATTGCCACCTACCTAACGCTTTCCTGCTGCACTGCTCCAAG GAGGAAGTTTCCATGGAACCTGATTCTCCTGGCCATCTTT ACTTTGTCTCTCTCCTATATGACAGCGATGCTATCCAG TTTTTACAACACCAAGTCTGTTGTGATCTGCTTGGGCATCACTGCTCtggtctgtctctctgtcacagTCTTTAGCTTCCAGACAAAG ATCGACTTCACCTCCTGCCAAGGAGTGCTCTTCGTCTTGTGTACGGTGTTGCTCTACTCTGGATTATTCCTGATCATTGTTATCCCCTTGGGATAT GTGCCCTGGTTTCATGCCATCTTTGCCATAGTGGGAGCAGTACTTTTTACTCTG ttcctGGCTTTGGACACACAGTTACTGATGGGGAACAAGCGCCATACTATCAGTCCTGAGGAGTACATTTTTGCAACACTCAACATTTACCTGGACATCATctatatgttttctttcttccttcagcTTTTTGGGTCGGAGAGGAATTGA